In Micromonospora sp. LH3U1, one genomic interval encodes:
- a CDS encoding polyamine ABC transporter substrate-binding protein has translation MRTPLRPLSRRGLLTGTLGSAALLTMGGSLAGCGTKGAQQTEAGCVSEDLSGTEKKLAFSNWPQYMDVDEKDESKRPSLDEFITKAGIQVTYTEDINDNNEFFGKVQNQLAACQSTDRDIIVLTDWMAARMIRLGWIQKLDPAKIPNVQANLLPSLLNRPFDAENRISIPWQSGLAGLAYNGNVTKELRTVDELLTRPDLKGKVTALSEMRDTMGLLLGSNGHDPANFTTAQFDDALAKLKKAVDSGQIRKFTGNDYAPDLAKGDIAACIGWSGDVIQLSGEDEKVRFVAPDSGVMLYSDNMMVPNKAAHKANAEQLINYYYEPAVAAKLAAYVNYICPVKGAQAEMEKIDPELAANPLIFPDEALLSKSKVFMALDEKQEKEYEGKFQQVIGA, from the coding sequence ATGCGTACTCCCCTCCGGCCCCTTTCCCGGCGTGGACTGCTCACCGGCACTCTCGGTTCGGCTGCCCTGCTCACCATGGGCGGCAGCCTCGCGGGCTGCGGCACCAAGGGCGCCCAACAGACCGAGGCCGGCTGCGTCAGCGAAGACCTCTCCGGCACCGAGAAGAAGCTCGCCTTCTCCAACTGGCCGCAGTACATGGACGTGGACGAGAAGGACGAATCCAAGCGACCCAGCCTGGACGAGTTCATCACGAAGGCCGGCATCCAGGTCACCTACACCGAGGACATCAACGACAACAACGAGTTCTTCGGCAAGGTGCAGAACCAACTCGCCGCCTGCCAGAGCACCGACCGGGACATCATCGTGCTGACCGACTGGATGGCGGCCCGGATGATCCGGCTCGGCTGGATCCAGAAGCTCGACCCGGCGAAGATCCCGAACGTGCAGGCCAACCTGCTCCCGTCGCTGCTCAACCGCCCCTTCGACGCCGAAAACCGGATCTCCATCCCCTGGCAGTCGGGCCTGGCCGGATTGGCGTACAACGGCAACGTCACAAAGGAACTGCGTACGGTCGATGAGCTGCTCACCCGCCCCGACCTCAAGGGCAAGGTGACCGCGCTCAGCGAGATGCGCGACACCATGGGCCTGCTGCTCGGATCCAACGGGCACGACCCGGCCAACTTCACGACCGCGCAGTTCGACGACGCGCTCGCCAAGCTCAAGAAGGCCGTCGACTCCGGGCAGATCCGCAAGTTCACCGGCAACGACTACGCACCCGATCTGGCCAAGGGCGACATCGCCGCCTGCATCGGCTGGTCCGGCGACGTCATCCAACTCTCCGGTGAGGACGAGAAGGTGCGGTTCGTCGCGCCCGACTCCGGCGTGATGCTCTACAGCGACAACATGATGGTCCCCAACAAGGCCGCCCACAAGGCGAATGCCGAGCAGCTCATCAACTACTACTACGAGCCGGCGGTCGCGGCGAAGCTCGCCGCGTACGTCAACTACATCTGCCCGGTCAAGGGCGCTCAGGCCGAGATGGAGAAGATCGACCCCGAGCTCGCAGCCAACCCGCTGATCTTCCCCGACGAGGCGCTGCTGTCGAAGTCCAAGGTGTTCATGGCCCTGGACGAAAAGCAGGAGAAGGAGTACGAGGGTAAGTTCCAGCAGGTCATCGGGGCGTGA
- a CDS encoding WhiB family transcriptional regulator, translating into MDGQLEVADLLGNAPEWQERALCSQTDPEAFFPEKGGSTREAKRICSRCEVKTECLEYALGHDERFGIWGGLSERERRKLKRRVA; encoded by the coding sequence ATGGACGGCCAGCTTGAGGTGGCCGACCTGCTCGGAAACGCGCCGGAGTGGCAGGAGCGGGCGTTGTGCTCGCAGACCGACCCCGAGGCGTTCTTTCCCGAGAAGGGCGGCTCGACCCGCGAGGCGAAGCGCATCTGTTCGCGTTGCGAGGTCAAGACCGAGTGCCTCGAATACGCTCTGGGTCACGATGAGCGGTTCGGCATCTGGGGTGGGCTCTCCGAGCGGGAGCGGCGCAAGTTGAAGCGGCGGGTTGCCTGA
- a CDS encoding DUF4331 domain-containing protein, which produces MSSHREAPEIAKDPVADSSDLYAFVSPDKRDTVTLIANYVPLQLPSGGPNFFEFGDDVRYEIHIDNDGDGRPDVTYRFEFTTEITNPNSFLYNTGPIDSLDSENWNRRQFYSLTRVADGREHRLAHKLPCPPCNVGPLSTPKYAELVRQATYSLSTGERVFAGQRADGFFVDLGAIFDLGTLRPFQQLHVAGKKIFKAEGEPVNATDRMNVHSIAVQVPLDRVRRRANRYGAGDQASVIGVWTSASRRQVRVLGDRGGADTATGPFTQVSRLGNPLFNEVIVPMSKKDLWNSLPPSEDKRFAQFVEQPELAALLPALYPNVFPNLDRLTKAKKARADLVAILLTGVPAGLIDGFTNATGEVQADMLRLNTAIPPTPRPDRFGVLGGDLAGFPNGRRVGDDVVSIALRAIAGLTVPLVDKTFRPDAAAAAVTPGLSAADVTAPFLGNFPYLGTPYDGFNNPPAAS; this is translated from the coding sequence ATGTCTTCCCACCGCGAGGCCCCGGAGATAGCCAAGGATCCGGTCGCCGACAGCTCCGACCTGTACGCGTTCGTCAGCCCTGACAAACGCGACACGGTCACGTTGATCGCCAACTACGTACCGTTGCAGCTCCCCTCCGGGGGCCCGAACTTCTTCGAGTTCGGCGACGACGTGCGCTACGAGATCCATATTGACAACGACGGCGACGGCCGTCCGGATGTCACCTACCGGTTCGAATTCACCACCGAGATCACCAATCCGAACAGTTTTCTCTACAACACCGGCCCGATCGATTCGCTGGACAGCGAGAACTGGAACCGGCGGCAGTTCTACAGCCTGACTCGGGTGGCCGACGGCCGTGAGCACCGGCTGGCACACAAGCTGCCCTGCCCGCCGTGCAATGTCGGCCCGCTGTCCACTCCGAAGTACGCCGAGCTGGTGCGGCAGGCAACCTACTCGCTCTCCACGGGGGAGCGGGTCTTCGCCGGGCAGCGCGCGGACGGCTTCTTCGTCGACCTGGGGGCGATCTTCGACCTCGGCACGCTGCGGCCGTTCCAGCAGCTGCACGTGGCCGGCAAGAAGATCTTCAAGGCCGAGGGGGAGCCGGTCAACGCCACTGACCGGATGAACGTGCACAGCATCGCCGTCCAGGTGCCGCTGGACCGGGTGCGGCGGCGCGCCAACCGTTACGGTGCCGGTGACCAGGCATCGGTGATCGGGGTGTGGACGTCGGCGTCGCGCCGGCAGGTGCGGGTGCTCGGCGACCGGGGCGGGGCGGATACCGCCACCGGCCCGTTCACCCAGGTCTCCCGGCTGGGAAATCCGCTGTTCAACGAGGTCATCGTGCCGATGTCCAAGAAGGACCTGTGGAACTCGCTGCCGCCGTCGGAGGACAAGCGGTTCGCGCAGTTCGTCGAGCAGCCGGAGCTGGCCGCGTTGCTGCCGGCGCTCTACCCGAATGTCTTCCCCAACCTGGACCGGCTCACCAAGGCGAAGAAGGCCCGCGCCGACCTGGTGGCGATCCTGCTCACCGGCGTACCGGCCGGACTGATCGACGGCTTCACCAACGCCACCGGCGAGGTGCAGGCCGACATGCTGCGGCTGAACACCGCGATCCCGCCGACCCCCCGTCCGGACCGGTTCGGGGTGCTCGGTGGTGACCTGGCCGGATTCCCGAACGGGCGGAGGGTCGGCGACGACGTGGTCAGCATCGCGTTGCGGGCGATCGCCGGGTTGACCGTCCCGCTGGTGGACAAGACGTTCCGCCCGGACGCGGCGGCCGCCGCGGTCACCCCGGGGTTGAGCGCCGCCGACGTGACCGCACCGTTCCTCGGGAACTTCCCCTACCTGGGTACGCCGTACGACGGGTTCAACAACCCGCCGGCGGCGTCCTGA
- a CDS encoding DUF3499 domain-containing protein, with protein sequence MRSPRRCSRNGCPRQAVATLTYVYNESTAVVGPLAAFAEPHTYDLCEPHARSLTAPRGWDVVRHEGEFEPPPPTTDDLVALAEAVREAARPAPRPPEPDQHRENPHQTGRRGHLRVIPPNH encoded by the coding sequence GTGAGGTCACCACGGCGCTGCTCCCGTAACGGCTGCCCCCGGCAAGCGGTCGCCACATTGACCTATGTCTACAACGAGTCGACAGCGGTGGTGGGGCCGCTGGCGGCGTTCGCCGAGCCGCACACGTACGACCTGTGTGAGCCGCACGCCCGCAGCCTGACCGCACCGCGAGGCTGGGACGTGGTCCGGCACGAGGGCGAGTTCGAGCCGCCGCCGCCCACCACCGACGACCTGGTCGCCCTCGCCGAGGCGGTCCGCGAAGCTGCCCGCCCGGCGCCGCGCCCTCCCGAGCCCGACCAGCACCGCGAGAACCCCCACCAGACCGGCCGCCGAGGCCACCTCCGGGTAATCCCCCCCAACCACTAA
- a CDS encoding bifunctional FO biosynthesis protein CofGH — protein MVDRTHSGPSDASVRRALGRAATGRALDVDEATALLSARGDALDELLRVAGGIRDAGLRAAGRPGVVTYSKKVFIPLTRLCRDRCHYCTFATVPHRLPAPFLDRDEVLAIARAGAAQGCKEALFTLGDRPEERWPAARSWLDERGYDSTLDYVRACAIAVLEETGLLPHLNPGVLSWSELQRLKPVAPSMGMMLETTATRLWSEPGGPHYGSPDKEPAVRLRVLEDAGRVGVPFTTGILIGIGETPAERVDALFAIRRAHREYGHLQEVIVQNFRAKPDTAMRGMPDAELHDLAATVAVARLLLGPKARIQAPPNLIAGEYDLLLRAGIDDWGGVSPLTPDHVNPERPWPQIEELARHTELAGFTLRERLTIYPEYVRAGDPWLDPRLLPHVNALADPTSGMAVESAMPQGRPWQEPEEVFGGRTDLHATIDTTGRTDDRRGDFDSVYGDWAEVATKVTAGPTALAGDHDLRAGLRLAADNPAALLEPGNTDAALALFGADGPALDQLCRLADDVRRDAVGDDVTYVVNRNINFSNVCYVGCRFCAFAQRERDADAYRLSVDQVADRAEEAWAAGASEVCLQGGIDPKMPVTGYADIVRAIKARVPEMHVHAFSPMEIVTAAAKAGVPVRDWLTQLREAGLDTIPGTAAEILDDDVRWVLTKGKLPAAAWVDVVSTAHELGIRSSSTMMYGHVDHPGQWLAHFRVLAGVQDRTGGFTEFVALPFVHTNAPIYLAGIARPGPTWRENRVVHAMSRLLLHGRIDNIQCSWVKLGDEGTVAMLQGGCNDLGGTLMEETISRMAGSDNGSARTEEQLRAIAKAAGRPARKRSTAYGHVRP, from the coding sequence ATGGTTGATCGCACCCACTCCGGTCCGAGCGACGCGAGCGTGCGGCGGGCCCTGGGCCGGGCCGCGACCGGGCGGGCACTGGATGTCGACGAGGCAACCGCGCTGCTGTCCGCTCGCGGTGACGCGCTCGACGAACTGCTCCGGGTGGCCGGTGGGATCCGTGACGCCGGGCTGCGTGCGGCCGGTCGGCCAGGCGTGGTCACGTACTCCAAGAAGGTCTTCATCCCGCTGACCCGGCTCTGCCGGGACCGCTGCCACTACTGCACGTTCGCCACCGTGCCGCACCGCCTGCCGGCGCCGTTCCTCGACCGCGACGAGGTGCTGGCCATCGCGCGGGCCGGTGCCGCGCAGGGCTGCAAGGAGGCCCTGTTCACCCTGGGTGACCGGCCGGAGGAACGTTGGCCGGCGGCCCGGAGCTGGTTGGACGAGCGTGGCTACGACTCCACGCTGGACTACGTGCGTGCCTGCGCGATCGCGGTGCTGGAGGAGACCGGACTGCTGCCGCACCTCAACCCCGGGGTGCTGTCCTGGTCGGAGTTGCAACGGCTCAAGCCGGTCGCGCCGAGCATGGGCATGATGTTGGAGACGACCGCGACCCGGCTGTGGTCCGAGCCCGGCGGCCCGCACTACGGCTCACCGGACAAGGAGCCCGCGGTTCGGCTGCGGGTGCTCGAGGACGCGGGCCGGGTCGGGGTGCCGTTCACCACCGGCATCCTGATCGGCATCGGGGAGACCCCGGCCGAGCGGGTGGACGCTCTCTTCGCGATCCGCCGCGCCCACCGGGAGTACGGCCACCTCCAGGAAGTGATCGTGCAGAACTTCCGCGCCAAGCCGGACACGGCGATGCGCGGCATGCCCGACGCGGAGCTGCACGACCTGGCCGCGACGGTGGCGGTGGCCCGGCTGCTGCTCGGGCCGAAGGCCCGGATCCAGGCCCCGCCGAACCTCATCGCCGGCGAGTACGACCTGCTGCTGCGGGCCGGCATCGACGACTGGGGCGGCGTGTCCCCGCTCACCCCGGACCACGTCAACCCGGAGCGCCCCTGGCCGCAGATCGAGGAGCTGGCCCGGCACACCGAGTTGGCCGGGTTCACCCTGCGGGAGCGGTTGACCATCTACCCCGAGTACGTGCGCGCCGGCGACCCGTGGCTCGACCCGCGGCTGCTGCCGCACGTGAACGCGCTGGCGGATCCGACGTCCGGCATGGCGGTCGAGTCGGCCATGCCGCAGGGCCGTCCCTGGCAGGAGCCGGAGGAGGTGTTCGGCGGGCGGACCGACCTGCACGCCACGATCGACACCACCGGTCGGACCGACGACCGGCGGGGCGACTTCGACAGCGTCTACGGGGACTGGGCGGAGGTGGCCACGAAGGTGACCGCCGGGCCGACCGCCCTTGCCGGCGACCACGATCTGCGGGCCGGTCTGCGGCTCGCCGCCGACAACCCGGCCGCGCTGCTGGAGCCCGGTAACACCGACGCCGCGCTGGCGTTGTTCGGCGCGGACGGGCCGGCGCTGGACCAGTTGTGCCGGCTCGCCGACGACGTGCGACGGGACGCGGTCGGCGACGACGTCACCTACGTGGTCAACCGCAACATCAACTTCAGCAATGTCTGCTACGTGGGCTGCCGGTTCTGTGCCTTCGCGCAGCGTGAGCGGGACGCCGACGCGTACCGGCTCTCCGTGGACCAGGTCGCCGACCGGGCCGAGGAGGCGTGGGCGGCCGGTGCCAGCGAGGTGTGCCTCCAGGGTGGCATCGACCCGAAGATGCCGGTCACCGGGTACGCCGACATCGTGCGCGCGATCAAGGCCCGGGTGCCCGAGATGCACGTACACGCGTTCTCACCCATGGAGATCGTCACCGCCGCCGCGAAGGCCGGAGTGCCGGTGCGCGACTGGTTGACCCAGTTGCGCGAGGCGGGGCTGGACACCATCCCCGGGACCGCCGCGGAGATCCTCGACGACGACGTGCGCTGGGTGCTGACCAAGGGCAAACTCCCGGCCGCCGCCTGGGTCGACGTGGTCAGCACGGCCCATGAGCTGGGCATCCGGTCCAGCTCCACCATGATGTACGGCCACGTCGACCACCCCGGGCAGTGGCTGGCGCACTTCCGGGTGCTGGCCGGGGTGCAGGACCGCACCGGCGGGTTCACCGAGTTCGTGGCGCTGCCGTTCGTGCACACCAACGCCCCGATCTATCTGGCCGGCATCGCCCGCCCCGGGCCGACGTGGCGGGAGAACCGGGTGGTGCACGCCATGTCCCGGCTGCTGTTGCACGGCCGGATCGACAACATCCAGTGCTCCTGGGTGAAACTGGGCGACGAGGGCACGGTGGCAATGCTCCAGGGTGGCTGCAACGACCTGGGCGGCACGCTGATGGAGGAGACGATCTCCCGGATGGCCGGCTCCGACAACGGATCGGCGCGTACCGAGGAGCAGTTGCGGGCCATCGCGAAGGCAGCCGGGCGTCCGGCGCGCAAGCGTTCGACTGCGTACGGTCACGTCCGGCCCTGA
- a CDS encoding phospholipase, which produces MHDHAYGPSETGSVVLDLGGDTGALIVYTGRDLHGREIEISRDDDRRVHSAVRERRVRDGEIHSAVYPDLPAGIYTVWWDESTSVGTASVHGGGIAEFVWPSSGYGASG; this is translated from the coding sequence ATGCACGATCACGCGTACGGACCGTCGGAGACCGGGAGTGTCGTCCTCGATCTGGGCGGCGACACCGGTGCCCTGATCGTCTACACGGGCCGGGATCTGCACGGCCGGGAAATCGAGATCAGCCGGGACGATGACCGGCGGGTCCACTCGGCGGTGCGGGAGCGCCGGGTGCGGGATGGCGAGATCCACAGTGCGGTCTATCCCGATCTGCCCGCCGGGATCTATACCGTCTGGTGGGACGAAAGTACGTCCGTTGGCACGGCTTCTGTCCACGGTGGAGGAATAGCCGAGTTCGTGTGGCCGAGCAGCGGATACGGGGCTTCTGGCTGA
- a CDS encoding metallopeptidase family protein gives MTSPSPEHRRPGSGRRAHRDRHGRGLRGRLVPATVPLARTKAEVFDDLVLDTVETLERRFAKELAGVEFAVEDVPPDLNVYDTDVLEDGEVPLARLLPGRPGRQEVPPRIVLYRRPLEFRAMDREDLADLVHDVIIEQVANLLGVDPDELA, from the coding sequence ATGACGAGCCCGAGCCCGGAACACCGCCGCCCCGGCTCCGGCCGGCGTGCGCATCGTGACCGGCACGGGCGCGGCCTGCGCGGGCGGCTCGTGCCCGCCACCGTGCCGCTGGCGCGGACCAAGGCCGAGGTCTTCGACGACCTGGTCCTGGACACCGTCGAGACGCTGGAGCGTCGGTTCGCCAAGGAGCTGGCAGGAGTCGAGTTCGCGGTCGAGGACGTCCCGCCGGACCTGAACGTCTACGACACCGATGTGTTGGAGGACGGCGAGGTCCCGCTGGCCCGGCTGCTGCCCGGCCGCCCGGGCCGGCAGGAGGTGCCGCCGCGGATCGTGTTGTACCGACGGCCCCTGGAGTTCCGGGCGATGGACCGTGAGGACCTCGCCGATCTCGTGCATGACGTGATCATCGAACAGGTGGCGAACCTCCTCGGGGTCGACCCCGACGAGCTCGCCTGA
- a CDS encoding aspartate aminotransferase family protein gives MANATDHLWMHFTRMASYSDGEVPTIVRGEGAYVWDAQGRRYLDGLAGLFVVNAGHGRTELAEAAAKQAGELAYFPLWSYAHPKAVELAEKIATLAPGDLNRVFFTTGGSEAVEAAWKLARAYFKRTGQPNKYKVISRYIAYHGTSMGALSITGLPGIKSDFEPLVPGAIKVPNTNFYRAPEHGDDAEAFGRWAADEIGRAIEREGPDTVAAVFLEPVQNSGGCFPPPPGYFERVREICDAYDVLLVSDEVICSWGRLGEYFGAVRYGYQPDIITTAKGITSGYAPLGAMIASDRLMEPFLTETGMFAHGVTFGGHPVSCAVALANLEVFAREDLVGHVRANEDAFRSTLEKLYDLPIVGDVRGDGYFYGIELVKDKTTRETFDEAESERLLRGFLSTALFQAGLYCRADDRGDPVVQLAPPLIAEQQHFDEIEQILRTVLTEAWARL, from the coding sequence ATGGCCAACGCCACCGACCACCTCTGGATGCACTTCACCCGGATGGCGAGCTACTCCGACGGCGAGGTGCCGACCATCGTGCGCGGCGAGGGCGCGTACGTGTGGGACGCGCAGGGTCGCCGCTACCTGGACGGGCTCGCCGGGCTCTTCGTGGTCAACGCCGGCCACGGCCGCACCGAACTGGCCGAGGCCGCCGCCAAGCAGGCCGGCGAGCTCGCCTACTTCCCGCTCTGGTCGTACGCCCACCCGAAGGCCGTCGAGTTGGCCGAGAAGATCGCCACCCTCGCCCCCGGCGACCTCAACCGGGTCTTCTTCACGACGGGCGGTTCCGAGGCCGTCGAGGCGGCGTGGAAGCTGGCCCGGGCCTACTTCAAGCGCACCGGCCAGCCCAACAAGTACAAGGTGATCAGCCGCTACATCGCCTACCACGGCACCTCGATGGGCGCGCTGTCGATCACCGGCCTACCCGGCATCAAGAGCGACTTCGAGCCGCTGGTGCCCGGCGCCATCAAGGTGCCGAACACCAACTTCTACCGGGCCCCGGAGCACGGCGACGACGCCGAGGCGTTCGGCCGCTGGGCCGCCGACGAGATCGGTCGGGCCATCGAGCGGGAGGGGCCGGACACGGTCGCCGCGGTCTTCCTGGAGCCGGTGCAGAACTCCGGCGGATGCTTCCCACCCCCGCCCGGCTACTTCGAGCGGGTCCGGGAGATCTGCGACGCGTACGACGTGCTGCTCGTCTCCGACGAGGTCATCTGCTCCTGGGGGCGGCTGGGCGAATACTTCGGCGCCGTGCGCTACGGCTACCAGCCGGACATCATCACCACCGCCAAGGGCATCACCTCCGGGTACGCCCCGCTCGGCGCGATGATCGCCAGCGACCGGCTGATGGAGCCGTTCCTCACCGAGACCGGCATGTTCGCCCACGGGGTGACCTTCGGCGGGCACCCGGTCTCCTGCGCGGTGGCCCTGGCCAACCTGGAGGTCTTCGCCCGCGAGGACCTGGTCGGGCACGTACGCGCCAACGAGGACGCCTTCCGGTCCACCCTGGAGAAGCTGTACGACCTGCCGATCGTCGGCGACGTCCGCGGCGACGGCTACTTCTACGGCATCGAGCTGGTCAAGGACAAGACGACCCGGGAGACCTTCGACGAGGCCGAGTCGGAGCGTCTGCTGCGTGGCTTCCTCTCCACCGCGCTGTTCCAGGCCGGCCTCTACTGCCGGGCCGACGACCGGGGCGACCCCGTCGTGCAGCTCGCCCCGCCGCTCATCGCCGAGCAGCAGCACTTCGACGAGATCGAGCAGATCCTGCGCACGGTGCTCACCGAGGCATGGGCACGACTCTGA
- a CDS encoding Lrp/AsnC family transcriptional regulator, which yields MTNRQHENSNGGRRVAVREGANHVLLDDVAKQIIEQLQEDGRRPYATIGKAVGLSEAAVRQRVQRLLDSGVMQIVAVTDPLQLGFPRQAMIGLRTDGDLEAVADRLAELDEVDYVVITAGSFDLLTEVVCRNDDHLLEILQRLRAVPGVLSTEAFVYLKLRKQTYTWGTA from the coding sequence ATGACGAACCGGCAGCACGAGAACAGCAATGGCGGTCGACGCGTCGCTGTCCGTGAAGGTGCCAATCACGTTCTGCTGGATGACGTGGCCAAGCAGATCATCGAACAGCTCCAGGAGGACGGCCGCCGCCCGTACGCCACGATCGGCAAGGCGGTGGGGCTCTCCGAGGCGGCGGTCCGACAGCGGGTGCAGCGGCTGCTCGACTCCGGCGTGATGCAGATCGTGGCAGTGACCGATCCGCTTCAGCTCGGCTTCCCCCGGCAGGCGATGATCGGCCTGCGGACCGACGGTGACCTGGAGGCGGTCGCGGACCGGCTCGCCGAACTGGACGAGGTCGACTACGTGGTGATCACCGCCGGGTCGTTCGACCTGCTCACCGAGGTGGTCTGCCGCAACGACGACCACCTGCTGGAGATCCTGCAACGGCTGCGCGCGGTGCCCGGGGTGCTCTCCACCGAGGCGTTCGTCTATCTCAAGCTACGCAAGCAGACCTACACCTGGGGTACGGCCTGA
- a CDS encoding NAD(P)/FAD-dependent oxidoreductase produces the protein MGTTLSGDAAGHYRELSYWLSTLDESLAPRPGLPGDADADVVIVGAGYTGLWTAYHLARAEPGLRIIMLEKEIAGYGASGRNGGWCSALFPTSLTGLARRHGRDAAIAMQQALHETVREVGRVVAAEGIDCDWADGGTVTLARTGPQLTRARAAVDEARAFGFGAEHLALLDADEAAARCAADGVRGGTYTPHCAAVHPAKLVRGLARVVERLGVTIHERTPVSAIRAGAAVTSAGTVRAPVVVRATEGYTPTLPGQRRTVAPVYSLMVATEPLPTETWERIGLAQRETFSDHRHVIIYGQRTADGRLAFGGRGAPYHFRSRVSPDYDREPRVFAALRQTLGELFPVLDPDLPVTHTWGGPLGVARDWAASVGFDRASGLAWAGGYVGDGVGSSNLAGRTLADLIRGERTDLTTLPWVNHRSPNWEPEPLRWLAVNAGLRIMTSADAAESRTNRPSRQATLFHRLLGN, from the coding sequence ATGGGCACGACTCTGAGCGGCGACGCCGCTGGGCACTACCGGGAGTTGTCGTACTGGCTGTCCACGTTGGATGAATCGCTGGCCCCGCGACCGGGGCTGCCCGGCGACGCCGACGCCGACGTGGTGATCGTGGGCGCCGGCTATACCGGGCTGTGGACGGCATACCACCTGGCGCGGGCCGAGCCTGGGCTCCGAATCATCATGCTGGAGAAGGAGATCGCCGGGTACGGGGCGTCCGGCCGCAACGGCGGCTGGTGCTCGGCGCTCTTCCCCACCTCCCTGACCGGGTTGGCACGCCGGCACGGACGGGACGCGGCGATCGCCATGCAACAGGCCCTGCACGAAACGGTCCGCGAGGTGGGTCGGGTGGTCGCGGCGGAGGGTATCGACTGCGACTGGGCGGACGGCGGAACGGTCACCCTGGCCCGCACCGGCCCGCAGCTCACCCGGGCCCGCGCGGCCGTCGATGAGGCCCGCGCGTTCGGCTTCGGCGCGGAGCACCTGGCGCTCCTCGACGCCGACGAGGCCGCCGCCCGCTGCGCTGCCGACGGGGTACGCGGTGGGACGTACACCCCGCACTGCGCGGCCGTGCACCCGGCGAAGCTCGTCCGCGGCCTGGCCCGGGTGGTGGAACGACTGGGGGTGACCATCCACGAGCGCACCCCGGTCAGCGCGATCCGGGCCGGAGCGGCGGTCACCTCCGCAGGCACGGTACGGGCGCCGGTGGTGGTGCGGGCGACCGAGGGGTACACGCCCACGCTGCCCGGTCAGCGGCGGACCGTGGCGCCGGTGTACTCGCTGATGGTGGCCACCGAACCGCTGCCCACGGAGACCTGGGAACGGATCGGGCTGGCCCAGCGCGAGACGTTCTCCGACCACCGACACGTGATCATCTATGGCCAGCGCACCGCCGACGGCCGGCTGGCGTTCGGCGGGCGCGGTGCTCCGTACCATTTCCGGTCCCGGGTCTCCCCCGACTACGACCGGGAGCCACGGGTCTTCGCCGCGCTGCGGCAGACGCTCGGGGAGCTCTTCCCGGTGCTCGACCCGGACCTGCCGGTGACGCACACCTGGGGCGGGCCGCTCGGCGTCGCCCGGGACTGGGCCGCCTCGGTCGGCTTCGACCGGGCCAGCGGCCTGGCCTGGGCGGGCGGCTACGTCGGGGACGGAGTGGGCTCCAGCAACCTCGCCGGCCGCACCCTGGCCGACCTGATCCGCGGCGAGCGCACCGACCTGACCACCCTGCCCTGGGTGAACCACCGCTCACCGAACTGGGAGCCGGAACCCCTACGTTGGCTGGCGGTCAACGCCGGCCTGAGAATCATGACCAGCGCCGACGCAGCGGAATCCCGCACCAACCGCCCGTCCCGCCAAGCCACCCTGTTCCACCGCCTCCTAGGCAACTAA